A stretch of Crossiella cryophila DNA encodes these proteins:
- a CDS encoding metal ABC transporter substrate-binding protein → MRNTPSRLTRTWLATISVLALAVTGCTARTAADPADSRPVVLTTFTVLADIAGNVAGDKLRVESITKAGAEIHGYEPTPADIRKATQAKLILDNGLNLEAWFTKFVAELDVPHAVVSEGVQPVDIAEDAYRGKPNPHAWMSPLNVRTYADNMAKAFAKLAPAHAAEFTANAEKYKQQLTEVQQRLTGALGKLPKEQRALVTCEGAFSYLARDAGLTERYLWAVNAEQQATPQQIAGAIEFVRQNKVPAVFCESTVSDAPMQQVVSATGARFGGVLYVDSLSEAGGPVPTYLDLIRHDVDTIVAGLTK, encoded by the coding sequence ATGCGGAACACACCCTCGCGGTTAACGCGCACCTGGCTGGCCACGATCTCCGTCCTCGCGCTGGCCGTGACCGGCTGCACCGCCCGCACCGCGGCCGACCCCGCTGACAGCCGCCCGGTCGTGCTGACCACCTTCACCGTGCTCGCCGACATCGCCGGCAACGTGGCGGGCGACAAGCTGCGGGTCGAGTCGATCACCAAGGCGGGTGCCGAGATCCACGGCTACGAGCCCACCCCCGCCGACATCCGCAAGGCCACCCAGGCCAAGCTGATCCTGGACAACGGCCTCAACCTGGAGGCGTGGTTCACCAAGTTCGTCGCCGAACTGGACGTGCCGCACGCCGTGGTCAGCGAGGGCGTGCAGCCGGTGGACATCGCCGAGGACGCCTACCGCGGCAAGCCCAACCCGCACGCCTGGATGTCCCCGCTGAACGTGCGCACCTACGCCGACAACATGGCCAAGGCCTTCGCCAAGCTCGCCCCGGCGCACGCGGCCGAGTTCACCGCCAACGCCGAGAAGTACAAGCAGCAGCTCACCGAGGTCCAGCAGCGGCTCACCGGCGCACTCGGCAAACTGCCGAAGGAACAACGCGCGCTGGTCACCTGCGAGGGCGCTTTCTCCTACCTGGCAAGGGATGCCGGACTGACCGAGCGGTACCTGTGGGCGGTCAACGCCGAACAGCAGGCCACCCCACAGCAGATCGCCGGCGCCATCGAGTTCGTCCGGCAGAACAAGGTGCCCGCGGTGTTCTGCGAGTCCACCGTCTCCGACGCGCCGATGCAGCAGGTCGTCTCGGCCACCGGCGCCCGCTTCGGCGGCGTGCTCTACGTTGACTCACTCTCCGAGGCGGGCGGCCCGGTGCCGACCTACCTGGACCTGATCCGGCACGACGTGGACACCATCGTCGCGGGGCTGACCAAGTGA
- a CDS encoding class I SAM-dependent methyltransferase codes for MTAAMERRVLAARRARLLGGLTGVVLDVGAGTGVNLPYFASAARVLATEPDPHMRQRLARRVDRARVPVEVLDSPAEALALPDASVDTVVCTLVLCTVAHPDRALAEARRVLAPGGRLVVLEHVRGTGGLARWQDRVDPLWRRLAAGCRPNRDTEAAVRRAGFVVEHRDAFAELPKFTPIRTMVELIARPG; via the coding sequence ATGACGGCCGCGATGGAACGCCGGGTGCTGGCCGCCCGGCGAGCCAGGCTGCTGGGTGGGCTGACCGGGGTGGTGCTGGACGTCGGGGCGGGCACCGGGGTCAACCTGCCGTACTTCGCCAGTGCGGCGCGGGTGCTGGCCACCGAGCCGGATCCGCACATGCGGCAGCGCCTGGCCCGCCGGGTGGATCGCGCGCGGGTGCCGGTGGAGGTACTGGACTCCCCCGCCGAGGCCCTGGCCCTGCCCGACGCCAGTGTGGACACGGTGGTCTGCACGCTGGTGCTGTGCACGGTCGCGCACCCGGACCGGGCGCTGGCCGAGGCCAGACGGGTGCTGGCGCCGGGTGGACGGCTGGTGGTGCTGGAGCACGTGCGCGGCACCGGCGGGCTGGCCAGGTGGCAGGACCGGGTGGACCCGCTGTGGCGACGACTGGCCGCCGGCTGTCGCCCCAACCGGGACACCGAGGCGGCGGTGCGCCGGGCCGGGTTCGTCGTCGAGCACCGGGATGCCTTCGCCGAGCTGCCGAAGTTCACCCCGATCCGCACCATGGTCGAACTCATCGCCCGCCCAGGCTGA
- a CDS encoding PrsW family intramembrane metalloprotease — MKGDSAISTLQTRAFWQPRRAMLWVYLLVVVTCLPLLALTFAPFAAASPVALGIALAGQLVLGVLLYTLIRWIDLFEKEPRTLLAAAFLWGVAMTALAGSPNGAIGQLVAKLGGHQFAVDWYAAIAGPTTEETLKALGVIAIVVIGREQVQRPLDGLVYGAMVGLGFQLAENVTYVLSNAIENPNSDVQGGIGVLLARFLTGLATHTVYSGVVGLGIGYALTRIDRSWARRVMVALALFLGGWVLHFLWNSPLLGESGLVTVIVKQGLIVVFFILAIRYGARHEYRWFVSTLRAEPAEMITPAELGALRTRRSRRRARKHAAAQLGPPGPALLRRLQDAQLALAVAKDWAADAATDPEVAAARKAITHARADLGRRGQEVSLGGR, encoded by the coding sequence GTGAAGGGGGATAGCGCCATCAGCACGCTCCAGACCCGTGCGTTCTGGCAGCCCCGGCGCGCGATGCTGTGGGTCTACCTGCTGGTCGTGGTGACCTGCCTGCCACTGCTCGCCCTGACCTTCGCGCCGTTCGCCGCGGCCTCCCCGGTCGCACTGGGCATCGCGCTGGCCGGGCAGCTGGTGCTCGGCGTCCTGCTCTACACGCTGATCCGCTGGATCGACCTGTTCGAGAAGGAACCCCGCACGCTGCTCGCCGCGGCCTTCCTGTGGGGTGTGGCGATGACCGCGCTGGCCGGCAGCCCGAACGGGGCGATCGGCCAGCTGGTGGCCAAACTCGGCGGCCACCAGTTCGCGGTGGACTGGTACGCCGCCATCGCGGGTCCCACCACCGAGGAGACGCTCAAGGCACTAGGCGTGATCGCGATCGTGGTGATCGGCCGCGAACAGGTCCAGCGCCCGCTGGACGGTCTGGTCTATGGCGCGATGGTCGGCCTCGGCTTCCAGCTCGCCGAGAACGTCACCTACGTGCTGAGCAACGCGATCGAGAACCCCAACAGCGATGTCCAGGGCGGCATCGGGGTGCTGCTGGCCCGGTTCCTCACCGGCCTGGCCACGCACACCGTGTACAGCGGCGTGGTCGGCCTGGGCATCGGGTACGCGCTGACCAGGATCGACCGGTCCTGGGCCCGGCGGGTGATGGTCGCGCTCGCGTTGTTCCTGGGTGGCTGGGTCCTGCACTTCCTGTGGAACTCGCCATTGCTCGGCGAATCCGGCCTGGTGACCGTCATCGTCAAGCAGGGCCTGATCGTGGTCTTCTTCATCCTGGCCATCCGCTACGGCGCGCGGCACGAGTACCGCTGGTTCGTCAGCACCCTGCGCGCGGAACCAGCCGAGATGATCACCCCAGCGGAACTCGGCGCCCTGCGCACCCGCCGATCCCGCCGCCGCGCCCGCAAACACGCCGCCGCCCAGCTCGGTCCGCCAGGCCCGGCGCTGCTCCGGCGGCTGCAGGACGCCCAGCTCGCGCTCGCCGTGGCCAAGGACTGGGCGGCCGATGCGGCCACTGATCCCGAGGTGGCCGCGGCCCGGAAAGCGATCACGCACGCACGGGCCGACCTGGGGCGACGCGGTCAGGAGGTCAGCCTGGGCGGGCGATGA